Proteins from one Carcharodon carcharias isolate sCarCar2 chromosome 37 unlocalized genomic scaffold, sCarCar2.pri SUPER_37_unloc_1, whole genome shotgun sequence genomic window:
- the snx15 gene encoding sorting nexin-15 isoform X2: MSSRGCKAEEEREYRVSEPRQHPQGFTEYRVTARIISKKTADVVEITVFKRYSDFKKLHSELSYIHRNLFRKSEEFPAFPRAQVFGRFDEAVIEERRRSAEEMLQFTVNIPALYNSPQLKDFFKDGEVSRPLELAAANDAPSLPAPLIPLPSGEGELPGSWPSLSTGWAVSGGLPQSLSRSESDGGGEAVHTALHGPSPHGPAPHSPPRHTPGTVDELDPGQGQAEETNSPFDSGTEEERDEAQLQTGSHLCDTELALFDPCAKEEFLPDASQQSNLVALTVAQSSTLHADGHLDDLQRRLLHLRVQPDNGMSESEHPGPDGLGGADYLRAAADCIKEALEREATGEYEVAFSCYRNGVDILLKGVQGDLSAERRDAVKKKTAEYLKHAETIFTLHLKDSLPTDVTPST; this comes from the exons ATCATCTCAAAGAAGACGGCCGATGTCGTAGAG ATAACAGTCTTCAAACGCTACAGTGATTTCAAAAAGCTCCACAGTGAGCTGTCCTACATCCACAGGAACTTGTTCAGGAAGTCGGAGGAGTTCCCTGCCTTCCCAAGAGCTCAGGTGTTCG GGCGTTTTGACGAGGCAGTCATTGAGGAGAGACGTCGCTCTGCGGAGGAGATGCTGCAGTTCACAGTCAACATCCCTGCCTTATACAACAGTCCACAGCTCAAAGACTTCTTCAAG GATGGTGAGGTTTCCCGGCCCCTGGAACTCGCTGCTGCCAACGATGCTCCAAGCCTGCCCGCCCCGCTCATCCCCCTGCCCTCGGGAGAGGGTGAATTGCCAGGCTCGTGGCCCAGCCTGTCGACAGGGTGGGCAGTATCGGGAGGATTGCCCCAGTCCCTGAGCAGAAGCGAGTCAGATGGAGGAGGAGAGGCAGTTCACACAGCCCTACACGGCCCGAGTCCACACGGACCAGCCCCACACagcccaccccgacacacacccgGGACTGTGG ATGAGCTGGATCCTGGTCAGGGCCAAGCAGAGGAGACAAACTCCCCCTTCGATTCAGGAACTGAGGAAGAGCGCGATGAGGCCCAGCTGCAGACCGGATCCCATCTCTGTGACACGGAGCTGGCATTGTTTGACCCATGTGCCAAGGAAG AGTTCCTACCCGATGCAAGCCAGCAGAGCAACTTGGTGGCACTGACCGTCGCCCAGAGCAGCACACTACACGCCGACGGACACCTCGACGACTTGCAAAGGCGGCTCCTGCACCTGAGGGTGCAGCCGGACAACGGAATGTCCGAATCGGAGCACCCGGGGCCAGACGGGTTGGGTGGTGCCGACTACCTGAGGGCGGCAGCCGACTGTATCAAGGAGGCGCTGGAGAGGGAAGCCACTGGGGAGTACGAAGTGGCCTTCAGTTGCTACCGCAACGGGGTGGACATTCTGCTGAAAGGGGTACAAG GTGACCTGAGCGCTGAGCGGCGAGACGCTGTTAAGAAGAAGACGGCTGAGTACCTGAAGCACGCGGAAACCATTTTCACACTGCACCTCAAGGATTCACTACCGACGGACGTGACTCCCTCCACA TGA
- the snx15 gene encoding sorting nexin-15 isoform X1 yields the protein MSSRGCKAEEEREYRVSEPRQHPQGFTEYRVTARIISKKTADVVEITVFKRYSDFKKLHSELSYIHRNLFRKSEEFPAFPRAQVFGRFDEAVIEERRRSAEEMLQFTVNIPALYNSPQLKDFFKDGEVSRPLELAAANDAPSLPAPLIPLPSGEGELPGSWPSLSTGWAVSGGLPQSLSRSESDGGGEAVHTALHGPSPHGPAPHSPPRHTPGTVGNFCFVTGACVAEFLWDELDPGQGQAEETNSPFDSGTEEERDEAQLQTGSHLCDTELALFDPCAKEEFLPDASQQSNLVALTVAQSSTLHADGHLDDLQRRLLHLRVQPDNGMSESEHPGPDGLGGADYLRAAADCIKEALEREATGEYEVAFSCYRNGVDILLKGVQGDLSAERRDAVKKKTAEYLKHAETIFTLHLKDSLPTDVTPST from the exons ATCATCTCAAAGAAGACGGCCGATGTCGTAGAG ATAACAGTCTTCAAACGCTACAGTGATTTCAAAAAGCTCCACAGTGAGCTGTCCTACATCCACAGGAACTTGTTCAGGAAGTCGGAGGAGTTCCCTGCCTTCCCAAGAGCTCAGGTGTTCG GGCGTTTTGACGAGGCAGTCATTGAGGAGAGACGTCGCTCTGCGGAGGAGATGCTGCAGTTCACAGTCAACATCCCTGCCTTATACAACAGTCCACAGCTCAAAGACTTCTTCAAG GATGGTGAGGTTTCCCGGCCCCTGGAACTCGCTGCTGCCAACGATGCTCCAAGCCTGCCCGCCCCGCTCATCCCCCTGCCCTCGGGAGAGGGTGAATTGCCAGGCTCGTGGCCCAGCCTGTCGACAGGGTGGGCAGTATCGGGAGGATTGCCCCAGTCCCTGAGCAGAAGCGAGTCAGATGGAGGAGGAGAGGCAGTTCACACAGCCCTACACGGCCCGAGTCCACACGGACCAGCCCCACACagcccaccccgacacacacccgGGACTGTGGGTAACTTCTGCTTTGTGACCGGAGCTTGTGTTGCAGAATTTCTCTGGG ATGAGCTGGATCCTGGTCAGGGCCAAGCAGAGGAGACAAACTCCCCCTTCGATTCAGGAACTGAGGAAGAGCGCGATGAGGCCCAGCTGCAGACCGGATCCCATCTCTGTGACACGGAGCTGGCATTGTTTGACCCATGTGCCAAGGAAG AGTTCCTACCCGATGCAAGCCAGCAGAGCAACTTGGTGGCACTGACCGTCGCCCAGAGCAGCACACTACACGCCGACGGACACCTCGACGACTTGCAAAGGCGGCTCCTGCACCTGAGGGTGCAGCCGGACAACGGAATGTCCGAATCGGAGCACCCGGGGCCAGACGGGTTGGGTGGTGCCGACTACCTGAGGGCGGCAGCCGACTGTATCAAGGAGGCGCTGGAGAGGGAAGCCACTGGGGAGTACGAAGTGGCCTTCAGTTGCTACCGCAACGGGGTGGACATTCTGCTGAAAGGGGTACAAG GTGACCTGAGCGCTGAGCGGCGAGACGCTGTTAAGAAGAAGACGGCTGAGTACCTGAAGCACGCGGAAACCATTTTCACACTGCACCTCAAGGATTCACTACCGACGGACGTGACTCCCTCCACA TGA
- the snx15 gene encoding sorting nexin-15 isoform X4, whose protein sequence is MKRFHHQVSPLHPPDSMGDHLKEDGRCRRGRFDEAVIEERRRSAEEMLQFTVNIPALYNSPQLKDFFKDGEVSRPLELAAANDAPSLPAPLIPLPSGEGELPGSWPSLSTGWAVSGGLPQSLSRSESDGGGEAVHTALHGPSPHGPAPHSPPRHTPGTVGNFCFVTGACVAEFLWDELDPGQGQAEETNSPFDSGTEEERDEAQLQTGSHLCDTELALFDPCAKEEFLPDASQQSNLVALTVAQSSTLHADGHLDDLQRRLLHLRVQPDNGMSESEHPGPDGLGGADYLRAAADCIKEALEREATGEYEVAFSCYRNGVDILLKGVQGDLSAERRDAVKKKTAEYLKHAETIFTLHLKDSLPTDVTPST, encoded by the exons ATCATCTCAAAGAAGACGGCCGATGTCGTAGAG GGCGTTTTGACGAGGCAGTCATTGAGGAGAGACGTCGCTCTGCGGAGGAGATGCTGCAGTTCACAGTCAACATCCCTGCCTTATACAACAGTCCACAGCTCAAAGACTTCTTCAAG GATGGTGAGGTTTCCCGGCCCCTGGAACTCGCTGCTGCCAACGATGCTCCAAGCCTGCCCGCCCCGCTCATCCCCCTGCCCTCGGGAGAGGGTGAATTGCCAGGCTCGTGGCCCAGCCTGTCGACAGGGTGGGCAGTATCGGGAGGATTGCCCCAGTCCCTGAGCAGAAGCGAGTCAGATGGAGGAGGAGAGGCAGTTCACACAGCCCTACACGGCCCGAGTCCACACGGACCAGCCCCACACagcccaccccgacacacacccgGGACTGTGGGTAACTTCTGCTTTGTGACCGGAGCTTGTGTTGCAGAATTTCTCTGGG ATGAGCTGGATCCTGGTCAGGGCCAAGCAGAGGAGACAAACTCCCCCTTCGATTCAGGAACTGAGGAAGAGCGCGATGAGGCCCAGCTGCAGACCGGATCCCATCTCTGTGACACGGAGCTGGCATTGTTTGACCCATGTGCCAAGGAAG AGTTCCTACCCGATGCAAGCCAGCAGAGCAACTTGGTGGCACTGACCGTCGCCCAGAGCAGCACACTACACGCCGACGGACACCTCGACGACTTGCAAAGGCGGCTCCTGCACCTGAGGGTGCAGCCGGACAACGGAATGTCCGAATCGGAGCACCCGGGGCCAGACGGGTTGGGTGGTGCCGACTACCTGAGGGCGGCAGCCGACTGTATCAAGGAGGCGCTGGAGAGGGAAGCCACTGGGGAGTACGAAGTGGCCTTCAGTTGCTACCGCAACGGGGTGGACATTCTGCTGAAAGGGGTACAAG GTGACCTGAGCGCTGAGCGGCGAGACGCTGTTAAGAAGAAGACGGCTGAGTACCTGAAGCACGCGGAAACCATTTTCACACTGCACCTCAAGGATTCACTACCGACGGACGTGACTCCCTCCACA TGA
- the snx15 gene encoding sorting nexin-15 isoform X3, with product MSSRGCKAEEEREYRVSEPRQHPQGFTEYRVTARIISKKTADVVEITVFKRYSDFKKLHSELSYIHRNLFRKSEEFPAFPRAQVFGRFDEAVIEERRRSAEEMLQFTVNIPALYNSPQLKDFFKDGEVSRPLELAAANDAPSLPAPLIPLPSGEGELPGSWPSLSTGWAVSGGLPQSLSRSESDGGGEAVHTALHGPSPHGPAPHSPPRHTPGTMSWILVRAKQRRQTPPSIQELRKSAMRPSCRPDPISVTRSWHCLTHVPRKVWMSAGPSPGRAAEHQRALLRVPTRCKPAEQLGGTDRRPEQHTTRRRTPRRLAKAAPAPEGAAGQRNVRIGAPGARRVGWCRLPEGGSRLYQGGAGEGSHWGVRSGLQLLPQRGGHSAERGTR from the exons ATCATCTCAAAGAAGACGGCCGATGTCGTAGAG ATAACAGTCTTCAAACGCTACAGTGATTTCAAAAAGCTCCACAGTGAGCTGTCCTACATCCACAGGAACTTGTTCAGGAAGTCGGAGGAGTTCCCTGCCTTCCCAAGAGCTCAGGTGTTCG GGCGTTTTGACGAGGCAGTCATTGAGGAGAGACGTCGCTCTGCGGAGGAGATGCTGCAGTTCACAGTCAACATCCCTGCCTTATACAACAGTCCACAGCTCAAAGACTTCTTCAAG GATGGTGAGGTTTCCCGGCCCCTGGAACTCGCTGCTGCCAACGATGCTCCAAGCCTGCCCGCCCCGCTCATCCCCCTGCCCTCGGGAGAGGGTGAATTGCCAGGCTCGTGGCCCAGCCTGTCGACAGGGTGGGCAGTATCGGGAGGATTGCCCCAGTCCCTGAGCAGAAGCGAGTCAGATGGAGGAGGAGAGGCAGTTCACACAGCCCTACACGGCCCGAGTCCACACGGACCAGCCCCACACagcccaccccgacacacacccgGGACT ATGAGCTGGATCCTGGTCAGGGCCAAGCAGAGGAGACAAACTCCCCCTTCGATTCAGGAACTGAGGAAGAGCGCGATGAGGCCCAGCTGCAGACCGGATCCCATCTCTGTGACACGGAGCTGGCATTGTTTGACCCATGTGCCAAGGAAGGTGTGGATGAGTGCTGGGCCATCCCCAGGCAGAGCTGCCGAGCATCAACGGGCTCTCCTCAG AGTTCCTACCCGATGCAAGCCAGCAGAGCAACTTGGTGGCACTGACCGTCGCCCAGAGCAGCACACTACACGCCGACGGACACCTCGACGACTTGCAAAGGCGGCTCCTGCACCTGAGGGTGCAGCCGGACAACGGAATGTCCGAATCGGAGCACCCGGGGCCAGACGGGTTGGGTGGTGCCGACTACCTGAGGGCGGCAGCCGACTGTATCAAGGAGGCGCTGGAGAGGGAAGCCACTGGGGAGTACGAAGTGGCCTTCAGTTGCTACCGCAACGGGGTGGACATTCTGCTGAAAGGGGTACAAG GTGA